The proteins below are encoded in one region of Aquisphaera giovannonii:
- a CDS encoding DUF362 domain-containing protein has protein sequence MERRYPCGGVKRRGFLAAAASAPILGAMPGTGLLAADGTPQPPSQPQIRTTPSHAGADVKAASKLGVPGLYPGRVVEVRNKAMIRGGVKDRGAIKSSLEKGLMRLTGAPGAPDAWRTFFEPGDVVGIKVVPNGQPYAHSSFELVLEIIEGLKSAGVKPRDIFVYDRYREEFLGAGYDKILPADIRWGGLTAEGGDQFQVDFPSYRSDPVAGYDPDAFVWMDLIPTGDDPKDDRKFRSHLGKLVTKVVNKIIGVPVVKDHGSAGVTGALKNMSHGSVNNVARSHSNSSTNVCNQFIPQVASHPTIRSKFVLQVMDGIRAVYQGGPFAWADSKGKWTWENNALLLATDPVALDHVEWDMVDARRVLEKLPKVAACGKLAADPFGKEGFDVRQPQHIALAGALGLGHFDYKSPRGRRFSIDHVVVDA, from the coding sequence ATGGAACGTCGATATCCCTGCGGCGGTGTCAAGCGAAGAGGGTTCCTCGCGGCGGCGGCCTCGGCGCCGATCCTCGGCGCGATGCCCGGGACCGGGCTGCTCGCCGCCGACGGCACTCCCCAGCCCCCGTCGCAGCCGCAGATCCGCACGACTCCGAGCCACGCCGGGGCCGACGTGAAGGCGGCCAGCAAGCTCGGCGTGCCCGGGCTCTATCCCGGCCGCGTCGTGGAGGTCCGGAACAAGGCGATGATCCGCGGCGGCGTCAAGGACCGCGGGGCCATCAAGTCGTCGCTGGAGAAGGGCCTGATGCGCCTCACCGGCGCGCCCGGCGCACCGGACGCCTGGCGGACGTTCTTCGAGCCCGGGGACGTCGTCGGCATCAAGGTCGTCCCGAACGGCCAGCCGTACGCCCATTCCTCCTTCGAGCTGGTCCTGGAGATCATCGAAGGGCTGAAGTCCGCCGGGGTCAAGCCCCGCGACATCTTCGTCTACGACCGCTATCGCGAGGAGTTCCTCGGCGCCGGCTACGACAAGATCCTGCCGGCGGACATCCGCTGGGGCGGGCTCACGGCGGAGGGGGGCGACCAGTTCCAGGTCGACTTCCCTTCCTATCGATCCGATCCGGTCGCCGGATATGACCCGGACGCCTTCGTCTGGATGGACCTGATCCCCACCGGCGACGACCCGAAGGACGATCGCAAATTCCGCTCGCACCTCGGGAAGCTCGTCACGAAGGTTGTCAACAAGATCATCGGCGTCCCGGTTGTGAAGGACCACGGCTCCGCCGGGGTGACCGGGGCGCTGAAGAACATGAGCCACGGCTCGGTGAACAACGTCGCGCGGTCGCACAGCAACAGCTCAACGAACGTCTGCAATCAGTTCATCCCGCAGGTGGCCAGCCACCCGACGATCCGGTCCAAGTTCGTCCTCCAGGTCATGGACGGCATCCGCGCCGTCTACCAGGGCGGCCCGTTCGCCTGGGCGGATAGCAAGGGGAAGTGGACCTGGGAGAACAACGCCCTGCTGCTGGCGACCGACCCGGTCGCGCTCGACCACGTCGAGTGGGACATGGTGGACGCCCGCCGCGTGCTCGAGAAGCTGCCCAAGGTCGCCGCGTGCGGCAAGCTCGCGGCCGATCCGTTCGGGAAAGAAGGCTTCGACGTCCGCCAGCCCCAGCACATCGCTCTGGCGGGCGCCCTCGGACTGGGCCACTTCGACTACAAGTCGCCCCGCGGCCGGCGATTCTCCATCGACCACGTCGTCGTCGACGCCTGA
- a CDS encoding MFS transporter, which translates to MHFDDSLPARPATDVRPGLDDAPWWRGVTSYQWFVFVVASLGWLFDTMDQQLFNLARKPAVTKLLDATPGDPATALRVDEFGGYATSIFMIGWALGGIVFGVLGDRIGRARTMMLTVLCYSAFTGLSALSRGFWDFAFYRFLTGLGVGGQFAVGIALVAEVMPDRARPYALGSLQALSALGNMLAATCGIVLGRMEEAGTIGSAWRAMFLIGLAPALLAIPIFLRLKEPERWKAAAREEEADASLAGGPRPAHKLGSMSEMFGDPRWRRNTIVGMVLAFAGVVGLWGIGFFSFDLIRTVFRKHFEAQGLPAQQIAGKLTLWTGIASLVQNAGSFLGIYAFTYVTARIGRRPAFAISFLLAAAATSATFWLLDDLWQVFVLVPIMGFCQLALFGGYAIYFPELYPTRLRSTGTSFCYNVGRLVAAAGPLTLGLLTSRVFAGYVEPMRYAGIAMCSVFFLGLLALPFAPETRGQPLPE; encoded by the coding sequence ATGCACTTCGACGACAGCCTGCCCGCCAGGCCCGCCACGGATGTCCGGCCCGGGCTCGACGACGCCCCGTGGTGGCGGGGTGTGACGAGCTACCAGTGGTTCGTCTTCGTGGTCGCCTCGCTGGGCTGGCTGTTCGACACGATGGACCAGCAGCTCTTCAACCTCGCGCGGAAGCCGGCGGTGACGAAGCTGCTCGATGCCACTCCCGGCGACCCGGCCACGGCCCTCAGGGTGGACGAGTTCGGCGGATACGCGACGTCCATCTTCATGATCGGCTGGGCGCTCGGCGGCATCGTCTTCGGCGTCCTCGGCGACCGGATCGGCCGGGCGAGGACGATGATGCTCACCGTGCTCTGCTACTCGGCCTTCACGGGCCTCAGCGCGCTCTCGAGGGGCTTCTGGGACTTCGCCTTCTATCGGTTCCTCACCGGACTGGGCGTGGGCGGCCAGTTCGCGGTGGGCATCGCGCTGGTGGCGGAGGTCATGCCCGACCGCGCACGACCCTACGCCCTGGGCAGCCTCCAGGCGCTCTCCGCGCTCGGCAACATGCTGGCGGCGACCTGCGGGATCGTGCTGGGGAGGATGGAGGAGGCGGGGACGATCGGCAGCGCCTGGCGGGCGATGTTCCTCATCGGGCTGGCCCCGGCGCTGCTGGCGATCCCGATCTTCCTGCGGCTCAAGGAGCCGGAGCGTTGGAAGGCCGCGGCGCGGGAGGAAGAGGCGGACGCCTCGCTCGCGGGCGGCCCCAGGCCCGCGCACAAGCTGGGCTCGATGAGCGAGATGTTCGGCGACCCGCGGTGGCGGCGGAACACGATCGTAGGGATGGTGCTCGCCTTCGCCGGGGTCGTCGGCCTCTGGGGGATCGGCTTCTTCAGCTTCGACCTGATCCGCACGGTCTTCCGCAAGCACTTCGAGGCCCAGGGGCTCCCCGCGCAGCAGATCGCAGGCAAGCTGACCCTCTGGACCGGGATCGCGTCCCTCGTGCAGAACGCGGGGTCGTTCCTGGGTATTTACGCATTCACATACGTGACAGCCCGGATCGGCCGTCGGCCGGCGTTCGCGATCAGCTTCCTGCTGGCGGCGGCCGCGACCTCGGCGACGTTCTGGCTGCTCGACGACTTGTGGCAGGTCTTCGTCCTGGTCCCCATCATGGGCTTCTGCCAGCTCGCCCTCTTCGGCGGCTACGCGATCTACTTCCCGGAGCTCTACCCGACGCGGCTGCGGAGCACCGGGACCTCGTTCTGCTACAACGTCGGCCGGCTCGTCGCCGCCGCCGGCCCCCTGACCCTGGGCCTGCTCACCAGCCGCGTCTTCGCCGGCTACGTCGAGCCGATGCGATACGCGGGGATCGCCATGTGCTCCGTCTTCTTCCTCGGCCTCCTCGCCCTCCCGTTCGCCCCGGAGACCCGCGGCCAGCCGCTGCCGGAGTGA
- a CDS encoding polysaccharide biosynthesis/export family protein, with protein sequence MLTLAAAGRPALEARQESPKPAGPPEAKAANANAEKPADLPHAIGADEESRPQDRRPKNPPPAGMYSTKAEAVKAIDKLFEAYDFKPHGQPPVPDDPPPHEGAMIDYPIVIQPPDLLLVEVLEALPGRPISGERLVKPDGTVSLSWYGDVHVAGLTVEQARVKIIRHLRTHLSDDGLGLLQSSPWEEDDSLPSSAAGGSPPAPAPPADADPARKPEAGASKGISGPPARNIRRTSQAGEGRRAEPRQPSRRPAKAAVGRFVASHQEPDEKKAEDSSKRVEVPLSAGEKATITITIDVKSEGKPAQPKEEDAPKVRDLPDDPDSESQGGIRVFPPESSKQVFVDVTRYEADNYFVLGDVAAPGRLPCTGRETVLDALQYGGGLLPTADPKDIRLVRPARGGKPAKVYKVDLEGIRDRGEITLNYQIFSGDRLVVGRDGTVQKTVQLDRLAAPLSTISDAILREANALRSIQTLDPARRDAIMRGLVDFWSREMTRPEGAKIDDAILRDVLLKAFEVNPNEAKPK encoded by the coding sequence TTGCTCACGCTGGCTGCGGCCGGCCGGCCAGCATTGGAGGCCCGTCAGGAGAGTCCGAAGCCGGCCGGCCCGCCCGAGGCGAAGGCGGCCAACGCCAATGCGGAGAAACCGGCCGACTTGCCCCATGCCATTGGCGCCGATGAAGAATCCCGGCCGCAGGACCGGCGCCCGAAGAACCCTCCGCCGGCGGGTATGTACTCGACGAAGGCGGAAGCGGTGAAGGCCATCGACAAGCTCTTCGAGGCATACGATTTTAAGCCTCACGGTCAACCCCCGGTCCCCGATGACCCGCCGCCGCACGAGGGCGCGATGATCGACTATCCCATCGTGATCCAGCCTCCCGACCTCTTGCTCGTCGAGGTTCTCGAGGCCCTCCCGGGCCGCCCCATCTCCGGCGAGCGGTTGGTGAAGCCGGACGGGACCGTCTCTCTCAGCTGGTACGGAGACGTCCACGTGGCAGGGCTTACGGTTGAACAGGCCCGCGTGAAGATCATCCGCCATCTGCGGACTCACCTCAGCGACGATGGCCTCGGGCTCCTGCAGTCTTCCCCGTGGGAAGAAGACGACTCTCTGCCTTCCTCCGCGGCCGGGGGCTCTCCCCCGGCTCCGGCGCCACCGGCCGATGCCGATCCAGCGCGCAAGCCCGAAGCCGGAGCAAGCAAGGGGATATCGGGCCCGCCGGCACGGAACATTCGTCGGACCAGCCAGGCCGGCGAGGGCCGCAGGGCCGAGCCACGACAGCCCTCGAGGAGGCCCGCGAAAGCGGCCGTCGGTCGATTCGTGGCGAGCCACCAGGAACCGGACGAGAAGAAGGCTGAAGACTCTTCCAAGCGCGTCGAAGTCCCGCTCTCGGCAGGAGAGAAAGCAACAATCACCATCACCATTGATGTGAAGAGCGAAGGCAAGCCGGCTCAGCCGAAAGAGGAGGACGCACCAAAGGTCCGAGACCTCCCGGACGATCCAGATAGCGAGAGCCAGGGTGGCATCCGAGTCTTTCCGCCCGAAAGTTCGAAACAGGTCTTCGTGGACGTGACGCGTTACGAAGCGGACAACTACTTCGTCCTCGGCGATGTCGCGGCTCCGGGACGGCTCCCCTGCACCGGTCGCGAGACTGTCCTGGATGCTCTCCAATATGGCGGTGGCCTCCTCCCCACCGCGGATCCGAAGGATATTCGACTCGTCCGCCCCGCGCGCGGCGGCAAGCCGGCGAAGGTCTACAAGGTGGACCTGGAAGGGATCCGCGATCGCGGCGAGATCACGCTCAACTACCAGATTTTCTCCGGCGACCGCCTGGTCGTTGGCAGGGATGGGACCGTCCAGAAGACAGTCCAACTCGATCGGCTCGCCGCCCCTCTGTCCACGATCAGCGACGCGATCCTCCGGGAGGCGAATGCGCTGCGCTCCATCCAAACTCTGGACCCGGCGAGGCGGGACGCGATCATGAGAGGCCTCGTCGATTTCTGGTCGCGCGAGATGACCAGGCCCGAGGGGGCGAAGATCGACGACGCGATCCTACGCGATGTCCTGCTGAAGGCGTTCGAGGTGAACCCCAACGAGGCGAAGCCCAAGTAG
- a CDS encoding class I SAM-dependent methyltransferase translates to MDRDRFEQAYRERPPWDIPGPQPALVELAEAEAGAVRSPVLDAGCGTGENALFLASRGHDVLGLDYVEAAIEKARAKAADRGGSARFEVGSALELDRLGATFETVIDCGLFHTFDDDQRRAYVESLRAAVRPGGLYVMLCFSDREPAGQGPRRITQEEIREAFRDGWVVESIRATRFRVTDHPEAWTFSPGGPHAWLATIARAAAPES, encoded by the coding sequence ATGGATAGGGACAGGTTCGAACAGGCCTACAGGGAACGGCCGCCGTGGGACATCCCCGGGCCGCAGCCGGCCCTCGTGGAACTGGCGGAGGCGGAGGCGGGGGCGGTCCGGAGCCCCGTCCTCGACGCCGGATGCGGGACGGGCGAGAACGCCCTGTTCCTGGCGTCGCGTGGCCACGACGTCCTCGGCCTGGATTACGTGGAAGCGGCCATCGAGAAGGCGCGTGCCAAGGCGGCGGACCGGGGCGGCTCCGCGCGGTTCGAGGTCGGCAGTGCCCTCGAGCTCGATCGGCTCGGCGCGACCTTCGAGACGGTCATCGACTGCGGCCTCTTCCACACCTTCGACGACGACCAGCGTCGCGCGTACGTGGAGTCGCTCCGCGCCGCGGTCCGCCCGGGTGGGCTCTACGTCATGCTCTGCTTCAGCGACAGGGAGCCCGCCGGGCAGGGGCCCAGGCGGATAACCCAGGAGGAAATCCGCGAGGCCTTTCGCGACGGCTGGGTCGTCGAGTCGATCCGCGCGACCCGCTTCCGTGTCACCGACCATCCCGAGGCGTGGACGTTCTCGCCCGGCGGCCCCCACGCCTGGCTGGCGACGATCGCGCGGGCGGCCGCGCCGGAGAGCTGA
- a CDS encoding ComEC/Rec2 family competence protein: MRWPPLVPLLIAAVAGIVADRTWDGCTTRSWIDLAFVAAASGLLGLRRPRISSAAMLAAALCLAAGWHHARWSDRAADDIGRLADDTPRPAWLRGVITDVLGRHRTEGYGAGEPDREVTRMFLAVTQVCDGRRWHAASGNVAMVAAGDRTDIQAGQPVEAAGTLSRVAGPLNPGEFDYRAYLRSRGVDAHLFVDGPGGLSRDPTSAPWPWTARLARARDACRAELESHLDGPTAALASALILGRREDIDPADVDAFSLTGTTHLLAISGLQLQALALFLAWLLRLASVPRISAYAAIAIGTVGYAALVGLAPSVVRSAAMTLAFCVAGIARRPSRPANTLALAGLLCLAWSPFYAFDVGCQLSFLAIAALIWLVPRAREGAAWLRDRLADRFRRRPAEIVALEREFEPRWRRWPRRAARGIVQGMILSAVVWLAAVPLVALRFHLVSPIGILLNIPLIPITTAALLLGASGLGIGLTGIPGLGVLLIRLAEWLLRLTEIIVRWGASQPWGHRFAAGPAAWAVAVFYLLLMLASIAFAAPVLLPGPMRGRQAALLAAAAAVLIPGWLLVGLRIDPPPIEGDVLAVGHGLAVTARLADGTTLLYDCGRMGDPRVGRRIIAPALWSRGITRIDQVFLSHADLDHYNGLPDLLDRFAVGEVVVPPGFGGEANPAASSLLDELRDRRVPVRVITAGESWRRSGVTFAVLHPPAGFPPETSDNARSLVLDIEHGGRRIMLTGDLDAEGTAALLQGHRPEPSPDLFLSPHHGGRTANPTRLYDWARPKAVVVSQRTPQFGTKDALEGLDGRAMPVLRTWQRGAVAFRPTRDGLTLAGYLDAPATAEAATMAGGAAVLLGVFPPAAWPIAGITGLAIGLLGLLIGLAACVLMAIVEYGAWTLVVPPRPRVGDDEEGPRPRVGRRISIQAADGTRLSGRWHPASDRPPSGRTAVLIHGFAEASSQIQAARVAALNAGGWDVAAIDLRGYGESDGAYASFGGREAGDVSRWLDELARLVASENPQGSFVPVLWGRSMGAAVAIRAAAEDCRIRALVLESPMVDLDDAMRVWFRSRRFPASRFLARLVTRRAGRIAGVSLTRPQPIELAPRVECPALGIHGEADRLVPSAAVRSLLSALRAGDRLIEVPGAGHTDVIAVGGEPLLGQVVAFLDAASAVGPGQATG, translated from the coding sequence GTGCGCTGGCCTCCCCTGGTGCCGCTGCTCATCGCCGCGGTGGCCGGGATCGTCGCCGACCGTACCTGGGACGGATGCACGACCCGGTCGTGGATCGACCTGGCATTCGTCGCGGCGGCGTCGGGGCTGCTCGGCCTGAGGCGTCCGAGGATCTCGAGCGCGGCGATGCTCGCCGCGGCGCTCTGCCTTGCGGCCGGCTGGCACCACGCCCGATGGAGCGATCGCGCGGCGGACGACATCGGCCGCCTGGCCGACGACACGCCCCGCCCGGCCTGGCTTCGGGGCGTCATCACCGACGTGCTCGGTCGGCATCGCACGGAGGGCTACGGCGCGGGCGAGCCGGATCGCGAGGTGACCCGGATGTTTCTGGCCGTCACCCAGGTCTGCGACGGCCGCCGCTGGCACGCGGCCTCGGGCAACGTGGCGATGGTCGCGGCCGGGGACCGGACCGACATCCAGGCGGGCCAGCCCGTGGAGGCGGCCGGGACGCTCTCGCGCGTGGCCGGCCCGCTCAATCCCGGCGAGTTCGACTATCGGGCCTACCTGAGATCCCGCGGGGTCGACGCCCACTTGTTCGTGGACGGCCCAGGCGGACTGTCGCGCGATCCCACGTCCGCCCCGTGGCCCTGGACCGCCCGGCTGGCGCGGGCCCGCGACGCCTGCCGTGCGGAGCTGGAATCGCACCTGGACGGGCCCACCGCGGCGCTGGCCTCGGCGCTGATCCTCGGCCGGCGGGAGGACATCGACCCGGCGGACGTGGACGCGTTCTCCCTGACGGGCACGACCCACCTCCTGGCGATCTCCGGCCTCCAGTTGCAGGCCCTGGCCCTGTTCCTCGCCTGGCTCCTGCGCCTGGCCTCTGTCCCGAGGATCTCCGCCTACGCCGCGATCGCCATCGGGACGGTGGGGTACGCGGCCCTCGTCGGCCTGGCACCATCGGTGGTCCGCTCCGCCGCCATGACGCTCGCCTTCTGCGTCGCGGGGATCGCCCGCCGCCCTTCGAGGCCCGCCAACACCCTGGCCCTGGCCGGCCTCTTGTGCCTGGCCTGGAGCCCCTTCTACGCCTTCGACGTCGGCTGCCAGCTCTCGTTCCTGGCCATCGCCGCCCTGATCTGGCTGGTGCCCAGGGCGAGGGAGGGGGCCGCCTGGTTGCGGGACCGGCTGGCCGATCGCTTCCGCCGCCGGCCCGCGGAGATCGTCGCGCTCGAGCGGGAGTTCGAGCCCCGATGGCGACGTTGGCCACGCCGGGCGGCCCGCGGGATCGTCCAGGGTATGATCCTGTCGGCCGTCGTCTGGCTGGCCGCGGTCCCGCTCGTGGCCCTGCGGTTCCATCTCGTCTCCCCGATCGGCATCCTCCTGAACATCCCGCTGATCCCGATCACGACGGCGGCCCTGCTGCTGGGCGCCTCGGGGCTCGGGATCGGGCTGACCGGCATCCCGGGGCTCGGCGTTCTCCTGATCCGGCTGGCCGAGTGGCTCCTGCGGCTCACCGAGATCATCGTCCGCTGGGGGGCCTCGCAGCCCTGGGGACATCGCTTCGCGGCCGGCCCGGCGGCCTGGGCGGTGGCGGTCTTCTATCTCCTCCTGATGCTGGCCTCCATCGCCTTCGCGGCCCCTGTGCTCCTGCCCGGCCCGATGCGGGGACGACAGGCAGCCCTCCTCGCGGCCGCCGCGGCCGTCCTGATCCCCGGCTGGCTCCTCGTCGGCCTCCGCATCGATCCGCCCCCGATCGAGGGCGACGTCCTCGCCGTCGGGCACGGCCTGGCGGTCACGGCCCGGCTCGCCGACGGCACGACGCTCCTCTACGATTGCGGACGCATGGGGGATCCCCGGGTCGGCCGGCGGATCATCGCCCCCGCGCTCTGGAGCCGGGGCATCACGCGGATCGATCAGGTCTTCCTGAGCCACGCCGACCTCGATCACTACAACGGCCTGCCCGACCTCCTCGACCGCTTCGCCGTCGGCGAGGTCGTCGTGCCGCCCGGCTTCGGCGGCGAGGCGAACCCGGCCGCGTCATCGCTCCTCGACGAGCTTCGCGACAGGCGCGTCCCGGTCAGGGTCATCACCGCCGGCGAGTCGTGGCGGCGGTCCGGTGTGACCTTCGCCGTCCTCCATCCCCCGGCGGGCTTCCCGCCTGAGACGTCGGACAACGCCCGCAGCCTGGTCCTCGACATCGAGCACGGCGGCAGACGAATCATGCTGACCGGCGACCTGGACGCGGAGGGGACGGCCGCCCTCCTCCAGGGGCATCGCCCCGAACCGTCGCCCGACCTCTTCCTATCGCCGCATCACGGGGGGAGGACCGCGAATCCGACGAGGCTCTACGACTGGGCGAGGCCCAAGGCCGTCGTCGTCAGCCAGCGGACGCCCCAGTTCGGCACGAAGGACGCGCTGGAGGGGCTGGACGGCCGCGCGATGCCGGTGCTCCGCACGTGGCAGCGAGGGGCCGTCGCATTCCGGCCGACTCGCGATGGCCTGACGTTGGCCGGCTATCTGGACGCCCCGGCCACGGCCGAGGCGGCCACCATGGCGGGCGGCGCGGCGGTCCTCCTTGGTGTCTTCCCCCCGGCCGCGTGGCCGATTGCAGGCATCACGGGGCTGGCGATCGGGCTGCTCGGCCTCCTCATCGGCCTGGCCGCGTGCGTCCTGATGGCCATCGTCGAATACGGGGCGTGGACCCTCGTGGTTCCGCCCCGGCCCAGGGTGGGGGATGACGAGGAGGGGCCCCGCCCTCGCGTCGGCAGGCGAATCTCCATCCAGGCGGCCGACGGCACGCGGCTCTCCGGGAGGTGGCACCCCGCGAGCGATCGGCCGCCGTCGGGCCGGACGGCCGTGCTGATCCACGGATTCGCGGAGGCCTCGAGCCAGATCCAGGCGGCCCGCGTCGCGGCACTGAACGCGGGCGGCTGGGACGTCGCGGCGATCGACCTGCGCGGATACGGCGAGAGCGACGGGGCCTATGCCTCGTTCGGCGGGCGCGAGGCCGGGGACGTCAGCCGATGGCTCGACGAGCTGGCCCGGCTGGTCGCGAGCGAGAATCCGCAGGGGTCGTTCGTCCCGGTCCTCTGGGGGCGATCGATGGGGGCCGCGGTGGCGATTCGGGCCGCGGCGGAGGACTGCCGCATTCGCGCCCTGGTGCTCGAGTCGCCGATGGTGGACCTGGACGACGCCATGCGCGTCTGGTTCCGCTCGCGACGGTTCCCGGCCTCTCGATTCCTGGCCCGCCTCGTGACCCGTCGGGCCGGTCGCATCGCCGGCGTCTCGCTGACCCGGCCGCAGCCGATCGAGCTGGCCCCCCGGGTGGAGTGCCCGGCGCTCGGCATCCACGGCGAGGCCGACCGGCTGGTCCCGAGCGCCGCGGTTCGTTCGCTCCTCTCGGCACTCCGCGCCGGCGATCGACTCATCGAGGTCCCCGGCGCCGGCCATACCGACGTGATCGCCGTCGGCGGCGAGCCGCTCCTGGGGCAGGTCGTCGCCTTCCTGGACGCGGCCTCCGCCGTTGGCCCCGGGCAGGCCACCGGGTAA
- a CDS encoding FliM/FliN family flagellar motor switch protein — MPTEANETLATPDPDGSTGPGPLGELWAWLPRLGAREVRLAGRLRGWSGAEGPPAWLARLRDELELDLEIGAPELVWRASGLRRPGLISQLRWPRLGTRLGVGLEVALAHAVVDQLLGYDRPLAESRLQLSPVEWGVWGYLASRALESMADPAPDAAGRPASELRLDRVGPDPFDPTGLGAMVTVLWAVRAGSTTGTARLWVAEQALGEMLDAGPGPAPATRPLAPGRAGSLASLWVARAGSVAMPLGLRRLRVGGVLPLADSRLSGTPQSPSGPVRLACDLSGSGERLAFPAEPVAGSGGRLVRLAGPLEREPRPREALNLGTNATMTTDPRPAPSAGGATPNPDVDPLDVPVTLAVELGRVNLPLSRLADLKPGDVVELGRHSREPVELTSNGRLVGRGELVLIDTELGVRVTHVFL, encoded by the coding sequence ATGCCGACTGAGGCCAACGAAACCCTCGCCACGCCCGACCCGGACGGCTCGACCGGGCCGGGGCCGCTTGGCGAACTTTGGGCGTGGCTCCCGCGTCTTGGGGCACGCGAGGTGCGACTCGCGGGCCGGCTCCGCGGATGGTCCGGCGCGGAGGGACCGCCCGCGTGGCTGGCCCGGCTCCGGGACGAACTCGAGCTCGACCTGGAGATCGGGGCACCCGAGCTCGTCTGGCGGGCGTCCGGCCTCAGGCGCCCGGGCCTGATCAGCCAGCTCCGCTGGCCGCGGCTCGGCACCCGCCTGGGCGTCGGCCTGGAAGTCGCGCTCGCCCACGCCGTGGTCGATCAACTCCTCGGCTACGACCGGCCGCTCGCGGAGAGCCGCCTCCAGCTCTCGCCCGTCGAGTGGGGCGTGTGGGGCTACCTCGCCTCCCGGGCCCTCGAGTCGATGGCCGACCCGGCCCCCGACGCGGCGGGCAGGCCCGCGAGCGAGCTGCGGCTGGATCGGGTCGGCCCGGATCCCTTCGACCCGACCGGCCTGGGGGCGATGGTCACGGTCCTCTGGGCCGTCCGTGCCGGCTCCACGACCGGCACGGCCCGCCTCTGGGTCGCGGAGCAGGCGCTCGGCGAGATGCTGGATGCCGGCCCCGGTCCGGCGCCGGCGACGCGGCCCTTGGCTCCGGGACGCGCCGGCTCCCTCGCCTCGCTCTGGGTGGCCCGCGCCGGATCCGTGGCCATGCCCCTGGGGCTGAGGCGGCTCCGCGTCGGCGGCGTCCTCCCGCTGGCCGATTCGCGACTGTCGGGGACGCCGCAGAGCCCGTCCGGCCCGGTCCGCCTCGCCTGCGACCTCTCCGGCTCGGGCGAACGGCTGGCCTTCCCCGCAGAACCGGTCGCCGGCTCCGGCGGCAGGCTCGTCCGCCTCGCCGGCCCCCTCGAACGCGAACCGAGACCCCGCGAAGCCCTAAACCTGGGGACCAACGCCACCATGACCACCGACCCCCGGCCCGCCCCCTCAGCCGGCGGCGCCACGCCGAATCCCGACGTCGATCCGCTGGACGTGCCCGTCACCCTCGCCGTCGAGCTGGGCCGCGTCAATCTCCCGCTCAGCCGGCTCGCGGACCTCAAGCCGGGGGACGTGGTCGAGCTCGGCCGCCACAGCCGCGAGCCCGTCGAGCTGACGTCCAATGGCCGCCTCGTCGGCCGCGGCGAGCTCGTCCTCATCGACACCGAGCTGGGCGTGCGGGTGACTCACGTGTTCCTTTGA
- a CDS encoding response regulator, with protein MPTALIVEDEPEANKLLGMLVRLRGFQIRSAFTGKEALRQVEAARPDVVFLDLMLPDLNGYEICRALKSDKETSLLPLIIVTARIADENRVESFCLGADDYVSKPYTPDHIFQALERAGRWDALCHQEVVRGEIPFGRHDEAETLRRLGQLRSVTFARSPLALRQVHEINDAIKLAWCTAFECIDDRPGEPCLVLSYTLDRDRLELRFRSQETCIRRIAGLAQDPASSIYLAAFDRVAVDDASASATLTKSFPHD; from the coding sequence ATGCCCACTGCGCTGATCGTGGAAGACGAGCCCGAAGCGAACAAGCTCCTGGGGATGCTCGTGAGGCTGCGCGGCTTCCAGATCCGATCCGCCTTCACGGGCAAGGAGGCGCTCCGACAGGTCGAGGCCGCCCGCCCCGACGTCGTCTTCCTCGACCTCATGCTGCCGGACCTCAACGGCTACGAGATCTGCAGGGCCCTCAAGTCGGACAAGGAGACGAGCCTCCTCCCCCTGATCATCGTCACGGCGCGGATCGCCGACGAGAACCGCGTCGAGAGCTTCTGCCTCGGGGCCGACGACTACGTGTCCAAGCCTTACACGCCGGACCACATCTTCCAGGCCCTCGAGCGGGCCGGCCGCTGGGACGCCCTGTGCCACCAGGAGGTCGTCCGCGGCGAGATCCCTTTCGGGCGGCATGACGAGGCCGAGACCCTCCGCCGCCTGGGCCAGCTCAGGAGCGTCACCTTCGCCCGCAGCCCGCTGGCCCTCCGGCAGGTCCACGAGATCAACGACGCCATCAAGCTGGCGTGGTGTACGGCCTTCGAGTGCATCGACGACCGCCCCGGCGAGCCCTGCCTGGTCCTGTCCTATACGCTGGATCGGGACCGCCTCGAGCTCCGCTTCCGATCGCAGGAGACCTGCATCCGCCGGATCGCGGGCCTCGCGCAGGATCCGGCCAGCTCGATCTACCTGGCCGCATTCGACCGCGTCGCGGTCGACGACGCCTCCGCGTCGGCGACGCTGACCAAGTCCTTCCCCCACGATTGA